In Collimonas arenae, a single genomic region encodes these proteins:
- a CDS encoding DUF6708 domain-containing protein has translation MYTGLIPRFPRNRELTELEHTEALSRTRQPGVDVNERSGLISFNSTYIDWIDRQFSTRGMLKTVMATIIWFFFLLLTGFFVVNWMLQDPEVVWWFWPCVAFVGLLASIFPYWFFLRYEFFAYTHYPIRLNRKTRMVHVFRRNGKNGVLSIPWDEIFFHLGHGTDPVTLRDIRGEILDGDIVKDTFALGHFFERPQPVLEMWEFIRRYMEEGPEAVAENPLDRYVSLSVTGSFKNCMIMSRIFYGADSPFAQAISLPLVALSTVTRWLIFKTCKVPVFPREIEAECVVEANDPNVWPIPESSGQFAAENPAIMQRAVKRSKKAASR, from the coding sequence ATGTACACAGGCCTAATTCCTCGTTTTCCTCGCAATCGCGAACTGACCGAACTGGAACATACCGAAGCACTTTCCCGTACTCGTCAACCGGGAGTTGATGTCAATGAGCGAAGCGGATTGATAAGTTTTAATTCAACCTATATCGACTGGATTGATCGGCAGTTTTCCACCCGCGGAATGCTCAAAACCGTGATGGCTACCATAATTTGGTTCTTTTTTTTGTTGCTTACTGGATTTTTTGTTGTGAACTGGATGCTGCAGGATCCTGAAGTTGTATGGTGGTTTTGGCCCTGCGTGGCATTTGTTGGTTTATTGGCGTCCATATTTCCATACTGGTTCTTCCTTCGTTATGAATTCTTTGCGTACACCCATTATCCGATCCGTCTAAATAGAAAAACCCGCATGGTGCATGTTTTTCGCCGCAACGGGAAAAACGGGGTGCTAAGTATACCTTGGGACGAGATTTTCTTTCATCTCGGACATGGGACCGATCCTGTTACCTTGCGCGATATTCGCGGTGAAATTTTAGATGGCGACATAGTGAAAGACACATTCGCCTTGGGGCATTTCTTTGAGCGTCCGCAACCAGTGCTTGAAATGTGGGAATTCATCCGTCGTTATATGGAAGAGGGACCGGAAGCGGTAGCAGAAAATCCATTGGATCGTTACGTTAGTTTGTCCGTGACTGGCAGTTTCAAGAACTGCATGATCATGAGCAGAATATTCTATGGCGCGGATAGCCCTTTCGCACAAGCTATCAGTTTGCCTTTGGTGGCACTGTCCACGGTGACCCGCTGGCTGATTTTCAAGACTTGCAAAGTTCCGGTATTCCCGCGAGAGATTGAAGCGGAATGTGTGGTGGAAGCTAACGACCCGAATGTCTGGCCGATACCGGAATCGAGCGGGCAGTTTGCCGCAGAAAATCCCGCGATCATGCAGCGCGCTGTCAAACGTTCAAAAAAGGCTGCTAGTCGATGA
- a CDS encoding DUF6708 domain-containing protein produces the protein MNGHQATAISPNNSAVAGNVDGGCGAASSTARNGSSWVSRLVDALGNWLNQSGILVCIKMDRNLTALWHKDWGLKLLARENENMYTGWFTSFPVQRSLTQTEHNEALSREKKAKAESNERGGLVKLNSTFIDWIDRRFLVRGMMNTCIMFLMCVVIFFFAIWFSVYGTLFVEPDNNFIYYYASGMLIAIIVLFYFLLLKREFFTYTHFPIRFNRVTRKIYVFRHNGPEGVLTVAWDEVFFHIGHSQKTPNLCDIRGEVLEGETVKDTFALGHFFERPQPVLEMWEFIRRYMEEGPEAVGEHPLDRYVSLSVTGSFKNCLIMSRIFYGADSPFAQAISLPLVALSAVTRWLILKTCKVPVFPPEIESECVVEANDPNVWPIPESSGQFAAENPAIMARAVERAEKAATR, from the coding sequence ATGAATGGTCATCAGGCTACGGCTATCTCTCCCAACAACTCAGCTGTAGCAGGCAATGTTGACGGCGGTTGTGGGGCAGCATCATCGACGGCGAGAAACGGGAGCTCATGGGTTTCCCGGCTGGTCGATGCACTCGGAAATTGGTTGAACCAATCTGGGATTTTGGTGTGCATAAAGATGGACAGAAATTTGACGGCCTTGTGGCACAAAGATTGGGGCTTGAAGCTCTTGGCAAGGGAGAATGAAAATATGTATACCGGCTGGTTCACCTCTTTCCCTGTTCAACGCTCTTTGACCCAAACCGAACACAACGAGGCACTATCGCGTGAAAAAAAAGCCAAGGCTGAATCTAATGAGCGAGGCGGTTTGGTTAAGTTGAATTCGACATTCATCGATTGGATAGATCGTCGCTTTCTAGTACGTGGAATGATGAATACTTGCATCATGTTTTTGATGTGTGTCGTGATATTTTTCTTTGCTATTTGGTTCTCTGTATATGGCACATTGTTTGTTGAGCCAGATAATAATTTTATTTATTACTATGCGTCGGGAATGCTAATTGCAATAATTGTTTTATTTTATTTTCTACTTCTCAAGCGTGAGTTTTTTACTTATACGCACTTTCCAATTCGCTTCAATCGCGTAACCAGAAAAATTTATGTTTTTCGCCATAACGGACCAGAAGGGGTGCTGACCGTTGCATGGGACGAAGTTTTTTTTCACATCGGGCATAGTCAAAAAACACCAAATCTTTGCGACATACGTGGGGAGGTGCTGGAAGGTGAAACGGTGAAAGATACTTTCGCACTGGGGCATTTCTTTGAACGTCCTCAACCAGTGCTTGAAATGTGGGAATTCATTCGTCGTTATATGGAAGAAGGTCCGGAAGCTGTTGGTGAACATCCGTTGGATCGTTACGTCAGCTTGTCAGTGACCGGCAGTTTCAAGAACTGCCTGATCATGAGCAGAATATTCTATGGTGCGGATAGTCCTTTTGCACAAGCTATCAGTTTGCCTTTGGTGGCACTGTCCGCGGTGACCCGTTGGCTGATTTTAAAGACCTGCAAAGTTCCGGTGTTCCCACCAGAGATTGAATCTGAGTGCGTGGTGGAAGCCAACGATCCGAATGTCTGGCCAATACCGGAATCGAGCGGGCAGTTTGCCGCAGAAAATCCGGCAATTATGGCGCGGGCTGTCGAACGCGCAGAAAAGGCAGCAACTCGATGA